ccgccttggcctcccaaagtgctgggattacaggtgtgagccaccaagcctggctgggTCACCTTCTTTATATAACCAACTCCTATAATATACAGTCCAGAGTTTCCAGTTTTAATTCCATAAAGTGGATCAAGCAGCTGAGTATACAACTTTGAAATTTTTTCCTCCCCATCGTTTACCTAATTCTGtagctctttctcttttttttaaagcagctcaTCTTTTAGAGTGTTTCCTAaacttttcacttaaaaataaaacttcattatCATTCCCCTGTATCATTGATTTACTTAATAAGTAATGTTACTGAGTTACAGTAGCAAGTTCAAGTAACCCAAGCAGAGCTGGGAGCAAATACTAATAGTTGTTGGTAAGGATGCACTCAGCTGGtaagggcagaggcagagggaggctggAAAGTAGTCTGCAATCTCTGAGTGTTCTTCCTGCCATGTGTGGCTGTCAGTGTGTTTTACAACAGGAGTAGAGGGTATTGGTTAATTTGGAGAGGCAGTTAAATGGAGATTGGTTAAGAGATCTTCTTGGTACAGTCATGGACCCAAGAGTATCCTTAAGCCTCCAAAGAATCAAGCCATCACAGTGAGCCACAATTACATTGGTTGGCATAAGGAGTGAGGATTTTCAGTCTGTTGGCTATCAAGTCACTAAGATGAGGttgaacttttttattttgtagtctTCTGACTTGACAGAGCAGAAGCTTCGTGCCTGTTTAGAGGGTAGTATAAATGAGCACAGTGCACATTGTCCCCACACACCTGAATTTTCAGTCACTGGAGGAACAGAAGAAAAGTCCAGTCTTCTCATGAGCTGTCTGGTAAGCCTCTCATGGAACCCAGACTGTGGTGGGGTCTGTGGTTGGTTTTATTCTCACCTTGATAGAAGTAATGGCCTAGAAACAGGTAAATGTTTAATGCAGTTTATTCTCTAAGGAATTTACTTGCATAGAAAAGTGAAGGTAACAAGTCATTTCAACTCAAAGGCCAATCATTCCctgaaaagagaagggaagatgcaGCGTAGGATCATGACAAGAGGATTGCTCTGGGAGTTAGGATGCCCGGCTCCACACCTGCTCTTGTTAGATCAGCAGTGGTCATTTTGGATTCAGCTGGTAATTTCAGAGTCAGAAGACCTAGATAGGCCACACTGGCATCACTTTTGCTGAAGGAAACAGGGCAGAAAGCATAGCAGGGCAGCATTAGGTTTGGCTGTCAGCAGAGTTTTCACAGAGGTCCAAGGGCTAGTcactagcctgagtgacagctgAGGTGTGAGGGACAGAAGACAAGTGGGTATGGGAACCACCTGTCTTAGAAGTCTTAAGCATGCTATAGGAACCAGTATCTCTTATAACCATgcaacatatatgtatgtgtgtgtatatatatccacacaaacacacataaaatcagtaaaatatatattattattgctttttggTCCCAGGGGAATTTTGGGATTAGGCGCATGCTGTACTTTAGGAAGTTTATAGCCATGGCCTTCTACTGAGTATTTAGAATTCCTTCATGGCCCTCTAATTCCAAATGCAATTAACCTATAGGGGTCATTTTTATTATAAGCAGCATTGCCTAGTAACACAGCCATTTCACCTTTATCAAGTTTCTTCCGTAGGTACTTAATTCtactcattcattaaaaaaaattaactgaggacttactaaaattcagaaatacatATCTCTCACAGAGCTCAAGTCTTGGGTTGGTAATAAGAGAACAGAATAAACAGGCAGTACCCCTGGAAAACTGTAGCGGGAGGGCTTATGGGAGTTCAGAGGAGGGTAATGTCACTTACGGTGAcaccttcctggaggaggcattTAACTTGGCCTTAAAGCATGGAATGGATCTGGACAGACATGGAGATCTGGCGAGTTGTAGGGGTAGAGCTTAAGTGGAAGATCTCTACATGAAGAACaaggcagagaagcaggaaaCTGGAGTGTATACAAAGAGCATCTTGTTCTGCTTAGCTGGAGCATTAAGTTCATGAGGGAGAGGGTAGTTCCTGTTAGAAATAGGAAACAGATTCAGAGGAGTGAAGTAATCTGGCCAGAATTTTACTACTAAGTGATAGAGCTGGTATTAGACCCCCGACCTTTCTGGTTCCAGTGTCCCTGCTGTTTCCTGCTCCAGGCTCAGGCCTTGGTGGAAGGATGCCATTTTCCATCAGCTTGCATGGAAAGAAACATAGTACATGAAAGTTCAAATGAAACCCCTTACTACTTCCtgttgattacaggcatgtgttctCCTGTCCCAGCTACCCAGCACTGGTTGCAGATGCTCGAGTATGCAGGTGCTTTCAGGCTTCTGTGCTGTTTATTCCGCTCTGCCTGAATGCCTTTGACTCCTCCCCCTCCATTTAAGGATCATTtgcacagatatttattgagcactacaATATGCCATGTACTTCATTCAGCCTGATTCCTCACATGGAATTGGCCAGtcttggccagacatggtggcttgtctataatcccagcactttgggaggccaaagcaggcagatcccttgaggttagaagttcaagaccagcctggccaacatggtgaaaccccatctctactaaaaatacaaaaatgagccgggcatggtggtgggtgcctgtaatcccagctacttgggaggctgaggcaggagaattgcttgaacctggaaggtggaggttgtagtgagccgagatcacaccactgcactccagcctgggtaacagagtgagactgtgtctcagaaacagaactgatggccaggtgtggtggttcatgcctgtaatccccagactttgagaggtcaaggtgggtggatcatctgaggtcaggagtttgagaccagcccggccaacacgatgaaaccctgtttttactataaaaaattagccaggcatggtggcatatgcctgtaatcccagctatttgggaggctgaggaaggagaatcgcttgaacccggaaagcagaTAAAGTGAGTGGgtatctcaccactgtactccagtctgggcagcaagagcaacaccccatttttttttttttaaaaaaacggcCAGTTCAGGAGTCCATTCCTTTGGAGTCTGTTACCATTCTCAGTAAACCTAAGGAGGGCTGGCAGAGGGGAATTAGCTGGTCTCTCCTTGGGCTTCCACTGTACCTCGTGCCATGTCACCTATAATAGTGTTGCAGTTACTGCTCCTCTTTGTCAATACGGACAAAGATACAAAGATACGGACCTTTGAGGGCAAGGTCCGTATCTTTTACTCCCTGTGCTCGGCATATATTAATAAATAGGTGCTTAATATGCTTGTACAAATGAGTTAAGGTGGAGGGAGGAGAGCTGAAGAGGCACAAGTCAGATGGTTTTGGCTTCTGCCTTCTTGGTAAGATGAACAAGTGAGTCATCCACACAGATTATAATGGTGTCTGGAGCTCTTTAAGTATGAAAATCCAAATGCTCAGGGGTATGAGAAGGGCAATTAGAGTAAGCGGAAGACTGCCTAACTGCTGAGTGTACAGCTTCAGCTCAGCATATACTTGTTATGGACCCCGGTTATCCACTCACCTAACCATCAGTGCTGTGGCTCAGAGCAGCAGTGAAGCCAAGTGGGTAGTGAGGTTTGGGAGGTGAGTGCTATGCAGCAGTCCTGGAGATCGTAGTTGGCAGTGTGGGCTCTGGGGTGGGAAGGGAGACCATTGTTGGGTAAGTCAGGGGAGGTGGGGGGGTCACAGCGAACATGAGAAGcacagccaggtgctgtggctcatgcctgtaatcccagcacttaggaaggctgagatgggtggatcacttgaggccaggaattcaagactcatctgggcaacatgatgaaaccccatctctactaaaaatacaaaaattagccaggcatggaggctcatacctgtactcccagctactcatgagggtgaagtgggaggacggcttgagctcaggtggcagaggttgcagtgaatcgagatgacggtattgtgctccagcctgggcgacagggagattatgcctaaaaaataaaaaaacaagaaacaggaGGGTAAAAGACAAAATTGTATTCTTTAGGTTCCGAGTTCAACATTTGGAAAGGCAGACATTTGGAATGCTCTAGTTCAGCGTGCCACTCAACCTTTGGTTTTCACTTAAGGGGGAATCAAGGACCACTGGGTTAGAATTTGGCGAGGTCAGGGTGTAGGGTAGCTCAGCATAAATGTTGAGGATGTGTTGGAAGATAGATGGGGTGCGTTGCAGAAGATGGTGATGTATTATAAGGACTAGGAATATTTCAGATGTGAAGGTGCTCAGGTGGTGGTCATGGGGATGGAACATGCTAAACTACCTATTAGCAGGGCTATAGTGCCTTTTAGAGAAAGCGAAATATATTACCTGTGGAAGTGGTAAGAAACAAGGGTAACctatttatgcctagtgttccattattggacaCTAAACCTGTGGGAGTTACTGATGCcttactgctcaaggtcatcccCAAATTCTGATTTTTCACACAAAAAATTTGCATAAATGGGTTAAGGACAAACTGGATTCCTTAGCATATTGGTGGGCTGAGCCATCAAGGAATTGGGAGCCAGTTTTACACTCAGGTGCTTACTGATATTACAAATCAAGGGGAAGACAGTTTTCTGCCTATACTGATCATGCATGGTTTGTACCTCCCCTGTGATACATACCTGCATCAATCTTGTGTAGATTTGGAGTCTCATCTTCCTGCTGGGCTTTAAAGGCCCCAGGCCATCAAGAATTTGAATACAGTCTTTCTGGTCACTGGTTTCCTGAGGGTAAGGATGTTTGATTAGTTCATCTACAGGATTTAATCTTAGCTTGAAGACTATATTGATGCCAATGGTTTCCAAGGCAGTTGTTTGAAGGCTGCAGGGCAGAGGCCCAGCAAAGCAAGAGGGGCAGTCATCAGTGGCCTCCTTGACAAACGACACTAGTGATGACTGTCATGACTAGAATACAATTTAAGCTAATTATCTTCCTGTTTAAACCTAGGCTTGTGATACTTGGGCTGTGATCCTCTAGAGCCAGCTTGGAGTCACATCATTCTAATCAGCTGAAGACAACTCATTCCCTCTGAGGAGCCTTGTACATATAAGTCTtttatttataacttattttGTATTGAAACTTTTCAGTgatactgaatgaaaaaaaaaagaaaaaccttttccagcatctgttcttgttttttttgtgaCGCAGGTTGAAGGGGGAGGAATAGAAAAGACAAACTGCCTTGGAGGAGATAAACCAATTTTATTGTCTATTATGTTATACAAAAATCTACAAATAATAGATTTGTACAGAAAAAAAGTGGTAATAAATGAGAGcgtaaaacatatataatttaaatttggtatttttttttcccatgataTTAGGATGATAATCATTTCAAAGCATGTGTCTAGCTTCAGACTTGGATTTGTCCAATGGCCAAAGCCTGCCGTAAAACTATGGCTTTCAGTGTCTGTCTGCTCTACTTGCTCTTGACAAAACTTTTGAGGTCTTCAAGAAAAGTAATGTACTCCTGGTGCTCCAGGGCTGTGCTGAGCTCCACCAACTCATCTGCAAAAGTGTTGTCCACCCCTCGGTCCGCAAGGAAATCCATTAGGTGGTCATATAGGGCCTGCAAAAAACAACATttactagttaaaaaaaaatctctaatttccattaaaattcttctttctctccttgaaCTAGGACCCTCCTTTGCAAGGTCCAAAAGGTTCCCACATCTTATCAAGCACTCACCCAGTCCAGGGAATCTGTGTTGAGTGTATAATTAGTGTCCTTCCATTCCGAGTCGCCAGTGGACTGAAAGCTGACTTCCCTGATGGAGAAGATGTCACTCTCAGCCTCATCCTCTTGTCCAACCTGAGAAGAAACAGTATCTGGGGAAACTGAAGGGTTTTCCAGGGCAAGCCAGACTCATGCAAAGAAAAGGGGGTCACTGGCAGCGTATCACTCATTAGGTTTTAACCCTCTTCCCTCACTCCATACCTCTCCCTCTCCTGGCTTTGCTAGTCTAAGCTTGAAAATCTTTAAATGTCTGCTAAAAGGGACAGGAAGTTCCCGAGAGACACGCTGTGTTCCCCAGGGGTACCAAGGGGCTAGCACTCCATCCTGCATACCTCATCTTCTGGATAATGACAGTCCAGCACAAGGGCCTTCTTGCCATCATTCTTTATAACTTCAACCACGAAATTGGGAGTTGACGTCAACTCAGGCtgggaaaagaaacaagaagtcaATACATGCCATTGCTGGAAGGAGATGGATGCCTGGATCAGGGATCTCAGTTCAGAGTGTCTGATGGCCACCACTGTTAGGATACAATGTAGCCATTTTAATAGTCTTATGCCATACTGTTCCCAAATGAAGAGCTTTATCTCTTCatagctcaggcctataatcccaacactttgggaggttgaggagggtggttcacctgaggtcagtagtttaagaccagtatggccaacacggtgaaaccccatctctactaaaaatacaaaaattagccagacgtggtagcaggcacctataatctcagctactcaggaggctgaggcaggagaaatcactggagcctgggaggcagaggttgcagtgagccacgatcttgctattgcactccagcccaggctgacggcagtgagactccatctccaaaagaaaaaataaataaaaggataccAGCCTCAGCCATGTGCCAATTAACTGAGTTTCTATCAGTCCCTTAACATTCCAAGCCTTTTTCTCCACCCATATATTGCAGAGTCTTCCTAAAGTTTCAAGATCTCTTTCTAGCTTGACTGTTCCAAGAGTCTTCATAAGGGACCAGGGTCAAAGGCTGGGGAACCTGGTTAAATGGCCATCCTTATGGCTGAGTAACAGCAGCAACTTTTCCTAATGGTGAGCTCTGGGAGCAGACTGGGTCCAATGTCAGGGAAATAATAGTTGGGGTGGCTGGTAAAGAAGCATACCAGAGAGCTATGCTGACCACACCAGGTCATGAAACAACACTGTATTGATGGCTGCTTTGGCAGAAGCTCTAGGGACTCTGTGGCCCTCATACTGGCTGGCtactaggctgggcacagcacttcttaaaaatgttggaagaggctgagcatggtggctcacgcctgtaatcacagcactttgggaggcccaggtgggcggaacacttgagttcaggagttcgaggccagcctggcaaacatggtgaaactccatctctactaaaaatgcaaatattagctggttgtggtggtgcatgcctgtaatcccaggtactcgggaggctgaggctggggagtcacttgaacctgggaggcggaagttgcagtgagcagagattgcaccactgcactctagactgggcaatggagtgagaccctgtctcaaaaaaaaaaaaaacaaaaaaactccctATCATGGGAAAGGTTGAGACCATTTCATATCCTTTCCATTAAGAGAATACTGTCCTCACTTCATCTACttgattgtaaaaaaaaaaaaaaaataaaaagagaatattgGCCAAACTACTAAGCCTGAGCTGGCAGACAGCAACATATTCGGTccctgggaaaagaaagaaaagggagccACAGTGCTGTTAAAGCTGGTCAGAAACCACTGattgctcctgcctcagtctcctgcatagctggaaccacagtcatgtgccaccattagaggcagggtcttgccatgttcctcaggctggtctcaaactcctggcctcaagggatctttccagcttggcctcccaaagtgctcctcTGAGCCCCAGGGACAGCCTGTCAGAACTTAGGTAAAAGCTGATTACAGTGTTAAGCTTACCTCCTGTTCTTCAGCCTTCTGCCCTTGGGAGGGTTCCTCCCCACCATCAAATGTTGGTGGGATGCTGTTGTTAATGTTGAAAGTGACAGTGATTCTAAAAGGGCAAGAGACAACAGACAAGGCAGCTTTTAACTGAGTAGGCTAACACATAAACATGGAGGTCTGCTACAGTTAAAAAGGCCTATTGAAACAATGTCTCTATCCTGGCTGGCAGTTTCATGCAGAACTTCAAACAGGGTTGGGTGCCTACCTCCAATTCCCAGTGACTCAGCAGGTCTGAAGTGTGCCTACCATGTGACAGCTGCTGGAAGCCAAAGCTGGCCTCAGTTTATCTCAGCCAAACAAGTCATGCATGGGTTACTCCCAACAGGCCAGTATCCCAGGGCTCACTGCCGTGTGTTGACTGGGCATCTCATGTCCATAGTCAGCAGACACTGCTTACCCTGGTCTTACCAGGGAACGCTTAGTGAAAATAAGGACCTGAGAAGCTTGTGAGACGGAACAGAAGCCCCTTTAAAGCCTTCCCTATCAGAAAATCCGCCCTGCAAGGAAAGGAAGGAGCAATGGAAGGTGAGAGCACCCTGGCCCCAGGAGGGGGATGCCTCACAAAGAACAAAGGCTGTAGTAGAGCCATTCTTCAGAGTACTTATGGGGAGTTTTATCATCACAAAGCAGGCCAGAAAAACCAACTAATGACAATTTTAAGGTGCAAGAATCCACACATGACAAATCATGTTCCAAAGTTTGATTTAAAATTCCTGAGGTTTAGAACTAGATAGACCTGCTGGACTACGCAACTTGGGCAGTACCATTCAAGAgtacattggccgggcgcggtggctcaagcctgtaatcccagcactttgggagtccgaggcgggtggatcacgaggtcaagagatcgagaccatcctggtcaacatggtgaaaccccgtctctactaaaaatacaaaaaaattagctgggcatggtggcgtgtgcctgtaatcccagctactcaggaggctgaggcaggagaatcgcctgaacccagggggcggaggttgtggtgagccgagatcgccccattgcactccagcctgggttacaagagcgaaactccgtctcaaaaaaaaaaaaaaaaaaaaaaagtacattaagTGCTGCCTCCTCGACTTGTGCTAACTAGCTGCTGTGCCAATGAAGTTACTTCTCCACAGTAACAGTGGCAGTCTGAAGTTgacaaaattgtatttaattccAACTGTGCTGACCAAGCTGAGCTCCTGGGCACAGAAATGCAATGATGTTCGCcagagtattatttttaatagccccCAAATAGCTGTGAAAAGCTTGTGCAAATGGTCTTTAAATGAGATTACAGAAGACACAACTGACCTGTGTATGGGAAAAAACACACTATCCAATAGGCAAAGAGAACTAGGACCTTACTTCACACCATACTAAAAATGGATCCGAGACCTAAACTAAGACCTAAAACTAGAAAACgctttgaaaaaaataaggcaTCAATCTTCGCAACCTTGGGTTAGGCAGTGGTTTCTTGGATGTGACACTAAAAAAGCACAAGTTGCACTTGGTCAatcagaagaaaagtaaaaaagccCAAGTgaccaagaaaaaacaaacaaacaaaaaaacaaacaaaattaataacTTTTGTGTCAGAGGACATTaccaagaatgaaaagaaaacccacGAGATGGGATGGTAATACTTGCAAATCGCTAATGTGATAAGAGAATTATACCCAGAATAAactaaagaactcttaaaacccAACAATTAAAAAGGTAAACAGGCTGGGcagcatggctcacacctgtaattggagcactttgggagacccaggcaggtggatgatgaggtcaggagttcaagaccagcctggccaacactaaaacacagaaattagccaggtatgcgcctataatcccagttactcaagaggctgaagcaggagcattgcttgaacccaggaagcagaggttgcagttagccgagatcctgccactgcactccagcctgtgtgacagagcaagactccgtggGGTAGGGGGAAAGCTACATATTATGACTCCGTTTATATGAAATGACCAAAAGAGGCGATCTATAGAGAAAGTAGCTCAGTGACTGCCTGGGGTGGCTAGCTGGAGGAAtcaggagtgactgctaatgggtattcTTTGGGGATGACAATGTTCTAGAATTAGGCAGTGGTATCTGATGCATAATTCTATGAGGACTAAGAAACAATTTAATAAGCTTCaataaatgggtaaattttatggCATATAAATTAAATCTTGTTAAAgctgtcacttaaaaaaattattaaaggctgggtgcggtggttcacgcctgtaatcccagcactttgggaggccgaggccggcagatcatgaggtcaggagatcaaaaccattctggcaaaaatggcaaaaccctgtctctactaaaaatacaaaactagccaggcgtggtggcacatgcctgtaatcccaactaactcaggaggctgaggcaggagaatcgcttgaacctgggaggcagagggtgcactgagccgagatcatgccattgcactccagcctgggcaactccgtctccaaaaaaaaaaaaaaagttatatatacatCATAAGGTCAATTACAAAggaaattcacttttaaaaacctggaagggccgggcgcggtggctcaagcctgtaatcccagcactttgggaggccgaggcgggtggatcacg
This is a stretch of genomic DNA from Saimiri boliviensis isolate mSaiBol1 chromosome 17, mSaiBol1.pri, whole genome shotgun sequence. It encodes these proteins:
- the C1QBP gene encoding complement component 1 Q subcomponent-binding protein, mitochondrial, whose product is MLPLLRCVPRVLASSVAGLRAAAPASPASPFRQLLQPAPRLCARPFGLLSVRAGSEQRPGLLRPHGPCACGCGCGALHTEGDKAFVDFLSDEIKEERKIQKHKTLPKMSGGWELELNGTEAKLVRKVAGETITVTFNINNSIPPTFDGGEEPSQGQKAEEQEPELTSTPNFVVEVIKNDGKKALVLDCHYPEDEVGQEDEAESDIFSIREVSFQSTGDSEWKDTNYTLNTDSLDWALYDHLMDFLADRGVDNTFADELVELSTALEHQEYITFLEDLKSFVKSK